GCTGGCCGTCCGATTGAGGCCGCCGATCCGGTACCGCGAGCGATGACGCCCTTGAGGATGTCCGTGGTGAGATACGCAACTGCCGGTTCGATCGCCTCGCGAGCCTCTGGCTTTGCCTGGTAGGCAACGCTTCCATCGGCTGTCTTGACCTCTGTCACTCCGAACGGTGACACTCGCGAGCCGTTTGCCGCGAGCGTCGAGTATGCGTCGGCCATCTCAAGAGGGGTCACGCCGTTCGTCAGACCGCCGAGCGCGATGGCGGGAACCGGTTCGATGCCGCTGTGAAGGCCCATGCCCTCTGCAGTCTCGACGACCTTCTCGGGGGTGACCTTCAGGATCAAGCGAGCGAAGACTGAGTTGACGGACTGCTCGGTTGCGATGCGCAGGCGCATCGGTCCCTTCGCTCCTCCGTGCGCTCCGGTAACGCTCCAGGTCTGGTCGCCGACCTTGAGTCTCGCGGCTCCCGAGGGGTACGTCTGCTCGGGGCTGATTCCATCGGACAGTGCCGTGACCAGCACGAAGGGCTTGAACGAGGAGCCCGGCTGGCGCCCGTTGCCTTGGACGGCAGCGTTGAACTGCTGTGTCTTGAAGTCCCGGCCGCCGACCATCGCGAGCACCTCACCGGTGCCCGGCTTGATGGCGACGAGTGCAGCCGACGGGTCGCCGTTCCGATTGAGCGTGGACGCGATCGCCTTCTCGGCGGCCTTCTGCATACTCAAGTCGAGCGTCGTCTTGACGATGAGTCCGCCTCGGTACATCTCGTCTTGTCCGAACCGCTCGGCGAGGTCGGTCTTGATCCACTCGACGAAGTAGGGGGCAAGCGACGGAGTCGGCTTCAGGCCGGCCGTCTTCACCGGTGATGCGACCGCCGCGGCGTACGCTGCTTCATCGATGTATCCCTCGCTGCGCATCTGTTGAAGCACGGTATCGCGTCGGAGTTTCGCCGCCTCGGGATCGATGTAAGGAGAGTACCTGCCGGGCGACTTGATGACGCCGGCGATCATCGCCGACTCAGGTAACGTGAGCTTGCTCGCGGGCTTGCCGAAGTAAGCTCGTGACGCCGACTGCACGCCGTAAGCCCCATGTCCGAAGTAGATCGTGTTGAGATACAACTCAAGAATCTGATTCTTGTCGTACTTCTTCTCGACACGCTGGGCGAGCATCGCTTCCTTGATCTTTCGTGTGATGGTGCGCTCGTCGCCGACGAAGGCCTGCTTCACGTACTGCTGAGTGATCGTTGAACCGCCCTGGGCCTTGCGACGCAAGATGACGTCGGTGACGATTGCTCGCGCGATGCCGAGCGGGTCGACCCCGCTGTGCGTGTAGAATCGCTGGTCCTCCGTCGCTACGACGGCCTTCTGCAGCTCCTCGGGTATCTGATCGAGTGTGACGTCGCTTCGATTCTGCTCCGCGAATAGGCGCGTGAGCACCTTGCCGTTCCGGTCGGTAATCACGGTGCTTTGGTCGCGCCCGCGTGCCGCTGCGGCATCG
The window above is part of the Coriobacteriia bacterium genome. Proteins encoded here:
- a CDS encoding PBP1A family penicillin-binding protein — protein: MLLVAALVVGGVVYWRLASTLPDPDAAAARGRDQSTVITDRNGKVLTRLFAEQNRSDVTLDQIPEELQKAVVATEDQRFYTHSGVDPLGIARAIVTDVILRRKAQGGSTITQQYVKQAFVGDERTITRKIKEAMLAQRVEKKYDKNQILELYLNTIYFGHGAYGVQSASRAYFGKPASKLTLPESAMIAGVIKSPGRYSPYIDPEAAKLRRDTVLQQMRSEGYIDEAAYAAAVASPVKTAGLKPTPSLAPYFVEWIKTDLAERFGQDEMYRGGLIVKTTLDLSMQKAAEKAIASTLNRNGDPSAALVAIKPGTGEVLAMVGGRDFKTQQFNAAVQGNGRQPGSSFKPFVLVTALSDGISPEQTYPSGAARLKVGDQTWSVTGAHGGAKGPMRLRIATEQSVNSVFARLILKVTPEKVVETAEGMGLHSGIEPVPAIALGGLTNGVTPLEMADAYSTLAANGSRVSPFGVTEVKTADGSVAYQAKPEAREAIEPAVAYLTTDILKGVIARGTGSAASIGRPAAGKTGTTQENRDAWFVGYTPDLAAAVWMGHPEAQKAMTNVHGRAVTGGSFPAEMWAKFMRTALAKTPATQFQKPSGLKRAKICLETGQAAREFCPRTGSGLFLASMNLKQCTKHVTPEKLIVPKLVGMTKEAALAALEKLKLAAKVIEKSVSGVDAGIVAEQTPAQGSVATSQTVVTITVSTGGASNEPPKAEFTLPATAASGEKVALDGTASTDDGTITTWYWEFGDGTTAKGSKVSHAWPSAGAYDVTLWVTDDSGQQGSVTKTIRVN